A single genomic interval of Spinacia oleracea cultivar Varoflay chromosome 6, BTI_SOV_V1, whole genome shotgun sequence harbors:
- the LOC110775644 gene encoding protein ACCELERATED CELL DEATH 6, with translation MAVQSQPSTSTSRSAPVINSSSSTSPSTTSIQPSPETTTTINALHYSFLFDNDIDGLLSTLDNDFDFSNLVVESDNNTILHIAASAGLVDVVNSIIERSPNLLIRPNYNGDLPIHVAAKACQFAAVVGLVSSDNSMLESVNNDNNTALHIALQNQQEKMANYLFEKGPKSTFYQLNVQGFSPLYLAIKAEFWDLVKVMLSDDSVTKTEVVQQLSATSAKSIVHAAVIAKNKEIFERIFQRYNDVVLYKKDEYGRTTLSYAAYTGFVYGVKCIINDNKSRNEAYIIDENGLFPIHWACRGGNVEVIKEFFSCLPKNTRFMLSNKGYNILHVAAEAGKTEVAKYILQQPELEVETMINMKDEEGNTPLHLASRGKHPMVVYDFTRDDRVKLTTQNKAGLTALDIAEDFGDRIPSFSERLTWLSLRNAGVPRAPQVHYLNINRVEPQGPQNSPSNVSQLVHNYNNSPTTYMVLNQQGNLVTNLPINKRKHKYKERINTLLLVATLVATVTFTSGFTVPGGYNNNKPNEGMATLAHKCAFQVFVISNTIAMYTAILTAVTLIWAQLDDLRLVLLSLDFALPLLGTSLAMMSVAFMAGFYVVLHSVALWLGIVVLVMGGLFLGAFLVFFIPLYSPRSCIRNKVLRNVFHVPFTLMLLACEKDKGEKH, from the exons ATGGCTGTGCAAAGCCAACCTAGCACCAGCACTAGCAGAAGCGCCCCTGTAATcaactcatcatcatcaactTCGCCTTCAACCACTAGCATACAACCTTCACCTGAGACGACAACCACCATCAACGCCCTTCACTATTCGTTTCTCTTCGACAATGACATTGATGGCTTGTTAAGTACACTCGACAATGATTTCGACTTCTCTAATCTTGTTGTAGAGTCAGACAACAACACCATCCTTCATATAGCAGCGAGTGCCGGGCTTGTCGATGTCGTCAATTCAATCATCGAACGAAGTCCAAACCTTCTTATCCGTCCGAATTATAATGGTGATCTTCCTATTCATGTTGCTGCTAAGGCTTGTCAGTTTGCTGCTGTTGTAGGGTTAGTTTCTTCTGACAATTCCATGTTGGAGAGCGTAAACAACGATAACAACACTGCCCTCCATATTGCGTTACAGAATCAACAAGAGAAAATGGCAAACTACTTGTTTGAGAAAGGCCCAAAATCAACATTCTACCAGTTGAATGTGCAAGGGTTTTCTCCACTTTATCTGGCTATTAAAGCAGAGTTCTGGGATCTTGTCAAAGTCATGCTTTCTGATGATTCAGTTACTAAGACGGAGGTTGTACAACAATTATCAGCTACTTCTGCAAAATCAATTGTTCATGCTGCTGTTATCGCCAAAAATAAAG AAATATTTGAAAGGATTTTTCAAAGGTATAACGATGTAGTACTGTACAAGAAAGATGAATACGGAAGAACAACCTTGTCATATGCTGCTTACACAGGGTTCGTTTACGGGGTTAAGTGCATAATCAATGATAATAAGTCCCGAAACGAAGCCTACATAATCGACGAAAATGGCCTCTTTCCTATTCATTGGGCTTGCAGGGGAGGCAATGTCGAAGTTATCAAGGAGTTTTTTTCCTGTTTGCCTAAGAACACGAGGTTTATGCTCAGTAATAAGGGATACAACATACTTCATGTGGCTGCTGAAGCCGGGAAAACAGAGGTTGCCAAGTACATCTTACAGCAGCCAGAACTAGAAGTTGAGACGATGATCAACATGAAAGATGAAGAGGGTAACACTCCCTTGCATTTGGCTTCTAGGGGGAAACATCCTATGGTGGTTTATGATTTTACCCGTGATGATAGAGTCAAGTTAACTACTCAGAACAAGGCTGGATTGACTGCTCTAGATATTGCTGAGGATTTTGGAGATCGAATTCCTTCATTTTCTGAG CGGTTGACTTGGTTATCATTGAGAAATGCCGGAGTGCCAAGAGCCCCACAAGTGCACTACTTAAACATAAACAGAGTTGAGCCACAAGGCCCACAGAACAGCCCCAGTAATGTATCACAACTCGTACACAACTACAACAATAGCCCAACCACTTATATGGTACTCAACCAACAAGGAAATCTAGTAACAAATCTCCCTATAAATAAACGGAAACATAAGTATAAGGAAAGAATTAACACACTTCTATTGGTAGCCACCCTAGTAGCCACCGTCACCTTCACCTCCGGCTTCACCGTCCCTGGTGGTTATAACAACAACAAACCTAATGAAGGGATGGCTACCCTTGCCCACAAGTGTGCCTTCCAAGTGTTTGTGATCAGCAACACCATCGCCATGTATACTGCCATCTTAACAGCAGTGACCCTCATTTGGGCTCAGCTAGATGATCTTAGGCTTGTCCTATTATCACTTGACTTTGCGCTACCCTTGCTCGGGACTTCCTTAGCCATGATGTCGGTGGCGTTCATGGCGGGATTTTATGTGGTGTTGCATAGTGTAGCTTTATGGCTAGGTATTGTAGTGTTAGTGATGGGAGGGTTATTCTTAGGTGCATTCTTGGTTTTCTTTATTCCTCTCTATTCACCAAGGTCTTGCATTAGGAATAAGGTATTGCGTAATGTTTTCCATGTTCCTTTCACCCTTATGTTGTTAGCTTGTGAGAAGGACAAGGGTGAAAAACATTAA